One Salipiger sp. CCB-MM3 genomic window carries:
- the fdhF gene encoding formate dehydrogenase subunit alpha, with protein sequence MADGSNIPQTSFILDEQEVSAFTGETIWQVAKRLGTTIPHLCHKDAPGYRPDGNCRACMVEIDGERTLAASCCRAPAEGMKVTTDSARAKKSREMVMELLLADQPARAEAHDRSSHLWDMAEMTGVSESRFPNLEEARIPLLDDSHVAMKVNLDACIQCNLCVRACREVQVNDVIGMADRGHDAFPVFDMDDPMGESSCVACGECVQACPTGALMPATVVDEAQRGDSRDFDEAVQSVCPFCGVGCQVSLKLKDGKVKYVEGINGPANEGRLCVKGRFGFDYIHHPHRLTKPLIRLEGAPKGLNVDPANPFSHFREASWDEAMEAAASGLAKLRDAGGETVAGFGSAKCTNEEAYLFQKLIRQGFGHNNVDHCTRLCHASSVSALMENVGSGAVSATFNEIENADVAIVIGANPIENHPVAATFFKQFAQRGGKLIVMDPRGHALKRFASHMVQFRPGADVPLLNSIMSVIVEEGLYDQAYIDRFTENWEAEKQHLAGFAPETLEDLTGIDAAMVRDVARTFAKGKAGLIFWGMGVSQHIHGTDNSRCLISLALMTGNVGKPGAGLHPLRGQNNVQGASDAGLIPMFLPDYQDVTDDGVRSAFTEIWGSDDFSAQKGLTVTEIMDAVHAGDIRGMYILGENPAMSDPDVVHARAALAKLEHLVVQDIFLTETANYADVILPAAAFYEKTGTVTNTNRQVQMGRAAATPPGEAREDWAITTELAQRLGLGWTYTHPREVFAEMKLGMPSLDNINWDRLERENAVTYPSLSPEDPGQPIVFADGFPREGGRARFTPASVIPPDETPDADYPMILTTGRQLEHWHTGSMTRRSKVLDAVEPGANCSLHPSTLRKLGVEPGGMVKLQTRRGEIEVMARADRAVAPDMVFLPFAYVEAAANILTNPAIDPYGKIPEFKFSAVRVTAA encoded by the coding sequence ATGGCCGACGGATCGAACATTCCCCAGACCTCCTTCATCCTCGACGAGCAGGAGGTCAGCGCCTTTACCGGTGAGACCATCTGGCAGGTCGCCAAACGGCTTGGCACCACAATCCCGCATCTGTGCCACAAGGATGCGCCGGGCTACCGGCCTGACGGCAACTGCCGCGCCTGCATGGTCGAGATCGACGGCGAGCGCACGCTGGCCGCCTCCTGCTGCCGCGCCCCTGCCGAGGGCATGAAGGTGACCACCGACAGCGCCCGCGCCAAGAAATCGCGCGAGATGGTCATGGAGCTTCTGCTCGCCGACCAGCCCGCGCGCGCCGAGGCGCATGACCGCAGCTCGCACCTGTGGGACATGGCCGAGATGACCGGCGTCAGCGAGAGCCGCTTTCCGAACCTGGAAGAGGCGCGCATCCCGCTGCTCGACGACAGCCATGTGGCGATGAAGGTCAACCTCGACGCCTGCATCCAGTGCAACCTTTGTGTGCGGGCCTGCCGCGAGGTGCAGGTGAACGACGTGATCGGCATGGCGGATCGCGGGCATGACGCCTTCCCGGTCTTCGACATGGACGATCCCATGGGCGAAAGCTCTTGCGTGGCCTGCGGCGAATGCGTGCAGGCCTGCCCCACCGGCGCGCTGATGCCCGCCACCGTGGTGGATGAGGCGCAGCGCGGTGACAGCCGCGATTTCGACGAGGCGGTGCAATCGGTCTGCCCGTTCTGCGGCGTCGGCTGTCAGGTCTCGCTGAAGCTGAAAGACGGCAAGGTCAAATACGTCGAGGGCATTAACGGCCCCGCCAATGAGGGGCGGCTTTGCGTCAAGGGGCGCTTTGGCTTCGACTATATCCACCACCCGCACCGGCTGACCAAGCCGCTGATCCGTCTTGAGGGCGCTCCGAAGGGGCTGAACGTCGATCCCGCCAATCCCTTCAGCCATTTCCGCGAGGCGTCTTGGGATGAAGCAATGGAGGCCGCCGCCAGCGGTCTGGCCAAGCTGCGCGATGCGGGCGGCGAGACGGTGGCGGGTTTCGGCTCGGCCAAATGCACCAACGAAGAGGCCTACCTCTTTCAAAAGCTGATCCGTCAGGGGTTCGGCCACAACAACGTCGACCACTGCACGCGGCTGTGCCACGCCTCCTCGGTCTCGGCGCTGATGGAGAACGTCGGCTCCGGCGCGGTCTCGGCCACCTTCAACGAGATCGAAAACGCCGATGTCGCCATCGTCATCGGCGCCAACCCGATCGAGAACCACCCGGTCGCCGCCACCTTCTTCAAACAGTTCGCGCAGCGCGGTGGCAAGCTCATCGTCATGGACCCGCGCGGCCATGCGCTGAAGCGTTTTGCCAGCCATATGGTGCAGTTCCGCCCCGGTGCCGACGTGCCGCTGCTCAATTCGATCATGTCGGTGATCGTCGAGGAAGGGCTTTACGATCAGGCCTATATCGACCGTTTCACCGAGAACTGGGAAGCCGAGAAGCAGCACCTCGCGGGCTTTGCGCCCGAAACGCTGGAGGATCTGACCGGCATCGACGCCGCCATGGTGCGCGACGTGGCGCGGACCTTTGCGAAAGGCAAGGCGGGGCTTATTTTCTGGGGCATGGGGGTCAGCCAGCACATCCATGGCACCGACAATTCGCGCTGCCTGATCAGCCTTGCGCTGATGACCGGCAACGTCGGCAAGCCCGGCGCGGGCCTGCACCCGCTGCGCGGCCAGAACAACGTGCAGGGCGCCTCGGACGCGGGGCTGATCCCGATGTTCCTGCCCGATTATCAGGACGTGACCGACGACGGCGTGCGCTCGGCCTTCACCGAGATCTGGGGCTCTGACGATTTCAGCGCCCAGAAGGGCCTGACGGTCACCGAGATCATGGACGCGGTGCATGCGGGCGACATTCGGGGCATGTATATCCTTGGCGAGAACCCGGCGATGTCGGACCCGGATGTGGTGCACGCCCGCGCGGCGCTCGCCAAGCTCGAGCATCTGGTGGTGCAGGACATCTTCCTCACCGAGACCGCGAATTATGCCGATGTGATCCTGCCCGCCGCTGCCTTCTACGAAAAGACCGGCACCGTCACCAACACCAACCGGCAGGTGCAGATGGGCCGCGCCGCCGCAACGCCGCCGGGCGAGGCGCGCGAGGATTGGGCGATCACCACCGAGCTGGCGCAACGGCTGGGGCTGGGCTGGACTTACACCCATCCGCGCGAGGTCTTTGCCGAGATGAAGCTGGGCATGCCCTCGCTCGACAACATCAACTGGGACCGGCTGGAGCGCGAGAACGCCGTCACCTACCCCTCGCTCTCGCCTGAGGATCCCGGCCAGCCCATCGTCTTTGCCGATGGCTTCCCCCGCGAGGGGGGCCGGGCGCGGTTCACCCCCGCCTCGGTGATCCCGCCGGACGAGACGCCCGATGCCGACTACCCGATGATCCTGACCACCGGGCGGCAGCTGGAGCATTGGCACACCGGCTCGATGACCCGGCGCTCGAAGGTGCTGGATGCGGTGGAGCCGGGGGCGAACTGTTCGCTGCATCCATCGACCCTGCGCAAGCTGGGGGTGGAGCCGGGCGGCATGGTCAAGCTGCAGACAAGACGCGGCGAGATCGAGGTGATGGCCCGCGCCGACCGCGCGGTGGCGCCGGACATGGTTTTCCTGCCCTTCGCCTATGTGGAGGCGGCGGCCAATATCCTCACCAACCCGGCGATCGACCCCTACGGCAAGATCCCCGAGTTCAAGTTCTCGGCGGTGCGGGTGACGGCGGCGTAG
- a CDS encoding sensor histidine kinase encodes MISVRLRLLILALAPLVVLMPLLLLLGMTRWTGDYDDLLAANVQSDLRIAEQYLSQLMTRTGEELGGVAGSVAFAEAFEDGGPNREFLLAKRAELRLDFLYYLPMGAVAQASARWPVIAEAQRGRSRTAIDIFPPEDLAALPRNLDARARIDLIETEAAVPTDRLVEDRGMVVHSASPVRLPGHEGVLVGGILLNSNLGFIDAINALVYRNPLTGGTRQGTATLFLDDVRISTNVRLFEDVRALGTRVSAVVRNAVLDEGQTWLARAFVVNDWYISGYLPLSDSFGNRVGMLYVGFLEAPFAEAKRKAYLWMMAAFAGVLLLSAPVFLWMAKGIFAPLEKMTATMRRVARGNLAARIGPVGRDEIGQVAAHLDGLLDQVQDRDLKLRAWAEELEDRVDRRTAELRDANAKLEDTYRQLVMSEKLASIGEITAGVAHEINNPMAVIQGNVEVIRMELAEAAAPVETELTLIERQVMRMQAIVGKLLKFARPSEFSDCGEGVDLRPVVEDSLLLADHALGKGAIEVASDLPSLPLVAIDAGEMQQVVINLILNAAQAMGSEGQLSLALREEMRDGVAGVALEVRDSGPGIAEENLGALFDPFFTTRRGEGTGLGLSISQSIVQRAGGLITAANAEGGGAVFTVWLPQVG; translated from the coding sequence ATGATTTCCGTCCGTCTGCGCCTGCTGATCCTTGCGCTTGCGCCGCTGGTGGTTCTCATGCCGTTGCTCTTGCTGCTCGGCATGACCCGCTGGACGGGCGATTACGACGATCTGCTGGCCGCCAACGTGCAGAGCGACCTGCGCATCGCCGAGCAGTATCTGTCGCAGCTGATGACCCGCACCGGCGAGGAGCTTGGCGGCGTGGCGGGGTCCGTCGCCTTCGCCGAGGCTTTCGAAGACGGCGGCCCGAACCGCGAGTTCCTGCTGGCCAAACGCGCGGAACTGCGGCTCGATTTCCTCTACTATTTGCCAATGGGCGCGGTGGCACAGGCCTCCGCGCGCTGGCCGGTGATCGCCGAGGCGCAGCGGGGCCGCAGCCGCACCGCCATCGACATTTTCCCGCCCGAGGACCTGGCCGCGCTGCCGCGCAACCTCGACGCACGCGCCCGCATCGATCTGATCGAGACCGAGGCCGCCGTGCCCACCGACCGGCTGGTCGAGGATCGGGGCATGGTGGTGCATTCGGCCAGCCCGGTGCGCCTGCCGGGGCACGAGGGGGTGCTGGTGGGGGGCATTTTGCTCAACAGCAACCTTGGCTTCATCGACGCGATCAACGCGCTGGTCTACCGCAATCCGCTGACCGGCGGCACGCGGCAGGGCACCGCGACGCTGTTCCTCGACGATGTGCGCATCTCGACCAACGTGCGCCTCTTCGAGGACGTGCGCGCGCTTGGCACGCGGGTCTCGGCGGTGGTGCGCAACGCGGTGCTGGACGAGGGGCAGACGTGGCTGGCGCGCGCCTTCGTGGTCAACGATTGGTACATCTCGGGCTATCTGCCGCTCAGCGACAGCTTCGGGAACCGGGTGGGGATGCTCTACGTCGGCTTCCTTGAGGCGCCCTTCGCCGAGGCGAAGCGCAAGGCTTATCTGTGGATGATGGCCGCCTTTGCCGGGGTGCTGCTGCTATCGGCGCCGGTGTTTCTATGGATGGCCAAGGGCATTTTCGCGCCGCTCGAAAAGATGACCGCCACCATGCGCAGGGTGGCACGCGGCAACCTCGCGGCGCGCATCGGGCCAGTGGGCCGCGACGAGATCGGGCAGGTGGCGGCGCATCTCGACGGGCTTCTGGATCAGGTGCAGGACCGCGACCTCAAGCTGCGCGCATGGGCCGAGGAACTGGAAGACCGGGTCGACCGCCGCACCGCCGAATTGCGCGACGCCAATGCCAAGCTCGAAGACACCTATCGTCAGCTGGTGATGAGCGAGAAACTGGCCTCCATCGGCGAGATCACCGCGGGCGTCGCCCATGAGATCAACAATCCTATGGCGGTGATCCAGGGCAACGTCGAGGTGATCCGCATGGAGCTTGCAGAGGCCGCCGCGCCGGTCGAGACCGAGCTGACGCTGATCGAGCGGCAGGTGATGCGCATGCAGGCCATCGTCGGCAAGCTGCTGAAGTTCGCCCGACCCAGTGAATTCTCGGACTGCGGCGAGGGCGTGGACCTGCGCCCGGTGGTCGAGGACTCGCTGCTGCTGGCGGATCACGCGCTTGGCAAGGGCGCGATCGAAGTGGCAAGCGATCTGCCCTCGCTGCCGCTGGTGGCCATCGATGCGGGCGAGATGCAGCAGGTGGTGATCAACCTCATCCTCAACGCCGCGCAGGCCATGGGCAGCGAAGGGCAGCTCTCGCTGGCCCTACGCGAAGAGATGCGGGATGGCGTGGCGGGCGTAGCGCTGGAGGTGCGCGACAGCGGGCCGGGGATCGCCGAAGAGAACCTTGGCGCGCTCTTCGACCCGTTCTTCACCACGCGCCGCGGCGAGGGCACCGGTCTCGGCCTGTCGATCTCGCAGAGCATCGTGCAGCGCGCAGGCGGGCTGATCACCGCCGCCAATGCCGAAGGCGGCGGGGCCGTGTTCACCGTGTGGTTGCCCCAGGTGGGCTGA
- a CDS encoding sulfurtransferase TusA family protein, which produces MTSDQIWTQELDARGLLCPLPVLKARKRLQSMGTGDVLRIIATDPAAVIDVPHFCNEAGHDLIGTAEEAEAQVYLVRKGAGV; this is translated from the coding sequence ATGACCAGCGATCAGATTTGGACACAGGAACTCGACGCCCGCGGGCTGCTTTGCCCGCTCCCCGTGCTGAAGGCGCGCAAGCGGCTGCAGTCGATGGGCACGGGCGACGTGCTGCGCATCATCGCCACCGACCCCGCCGCCGTGATCGACGTGCCGCATTTCTGCAATGAGGCCGGGCACGACCTGATCGGCACAGCCGAAGAGGCCGAAGCGCAGGTCTATCTGGTTCGGAAGGGGGCGGGCGTCTAA
- a CDS encoding NAD(P)H-dependent oxidoreductase subunit E — translation MALDEQQGIWKSGRKGGKGRATPKGRQLEDQAWDEVRALLGDQPRRRDLLIEFLHLIQDRYGHLSAAHLRALAEEMRLSMAEVWEVATFYAHFDPVKEGETPPPDLTIRVCDSLSCEMAGSEALFDALAAGHDPAKVRVLRAPCMGRCDTGPTVEIGHLHVDHATPEKIKAALDKGDFEPVIPNYQGFDAYRAAGGYEELLALRDGGDWQQVQEAIFAAGLRGMGGAGFPSGKKWEFVRANPGPRYLAVNGDEGEPGTFKDRFYLEREPHLMLEGMLIAAWAVEAEKCFIYMRDEYPAILHILHKEIAALEAAGLVAPGYIDLRRGAGAYICGEESAMIESIEGKRGMPRLRPPYVAQVGIFDRPTLVHNVETLHWIARITREGHEIKSEVARNDRKGLRSYSLSGRVANPGVYVLPAGSTINDLIRAAGGMAEGHVFKAYQPGGPSSGLLPATLGDVPLDFDTLQPHGTFIGSAAVVVLSDKDSARGAALNMLKFFEKESCGQCTPCRVGCEKAVKLMQAETWDGDLLEDLCQVMTDASICGLGQAAPNPIRLVMKHFPEEVK, via the coding sequence ATGGCGCTCGACGAGCAGCAGGGAATCTGGAAATCCGGACGCAAGGGCGGCAAGGGCCGCGCCACGCCCAAGGGGCGGCAGCTGGAGGATCAGGCATGGGACGAGGTCCGCGCCTTGCTCGGCGACCAGCCGCGGCGGCGTGATCTGCTGATCGAGTTTCTGCATCTCATTCAGGACCGCTATGGGCATCTTTCGGCCGCGCATCTGCGCGCGCTGGCCGAAGAGATGCGCCTGTCGATGGCCGAGGTCTGGGAAGTGGCGACCTTCTACGCCCATTTCGACCCGGTGAAAGAAGGCGAGACCCCGCCCCCCGATCTGACCATCCGCGTCTGCGACTCGCTGTCGTGCGAGATGGCGGGCTCTGAGGCGCTGTTCGACGCGCTGGCCGCCGGGCATGATCCGGCCAAGGTGCGGGTGCTGCGCGCGCCCTGCATGGGCCGCTGCGACACCGGGCCGACGGTCGAGATCGGCCATCTGCACGTGGATCACGCCACCCCCGAAAAGATAAAGGCGGCGCTCGACAAGGGCGATTTCGAGCCGGTGATCCCCAATTATCAGGGCTTTGACGCCTATCGCGCTGCGGGCGGCTATGAAGAGCTGCTGGCGCTGCGGGACGGCGGCGACTGGCAGCAGGTGCAGGAGGCGATCTTTGCCGCCGGGCTGCGCGGCATGGGCGGCGCGGGCTTTCCCTCGGGCAAAAAGTGGGAATTCGTGCGCGCCAATCCCGGCCCGCGCTATCTGGCGGTGAACGGCGACGAGGGCGAGCCCGGCACCTTCAAGGACCGCTTCTATCTCGAGCGCGAACCGCATCTGATGCTCGAGGGCATGCTGATCGCCGCATGGGCGGTGGAGGCCGAGAAGTGCTTTATCTACATGCGCGACGAATACCCGGCGATCCTGCACATCCTGCACAAGGAGATCGCGGCGCTCGAGGCGGCGGGGCTGGTGGCGCCGGGCTATATCGACCTGCGCCGCGGCGCGGGTGCCTATATCTGCGGCGAAGAGTCGGCGATGATCGAGTCGATCGAGGGCAAGCGCGGGATGCCGCGGCTGCGCCCACCCTATGTGGCGCAGGTGGGCATCTTTGACCGCCCGACGCTGGTGCATAACGTCGAGACGCTGCATTGGATCGCCCGCATCACCCGCGAAGGCCATGAGATCAAATCCGAGGTCGCGCGCAACGACCGCAAGGGGCTGCGCAGCTATTCGCTCTCGGGGCGTGTGGCCAATCCCGGCGTCTATGTGCTGCCCGCGGGCAGTACGATCAACGATCTGATCCGCGCCGCCGGGGGCATGGCCGAGGGCCATGTGTTCAAGGCCTATCAGCCGGGCGGGCCGTCTTCGGGGCTGCTGCCCGCCACGCTGGGCGATGTGCCGCTGGATTTCGACACGCTGCAGCCGCATGGCACCTTCATCGGATCGGCGGCCGTTGTGGTGCTGTCGGACAAGGACAGCGCCCGCGGCGCGGCGCTCAACATGCTGAAGTTCTTTGAAAAGGAAAGCTGCGGGCAATGCACCCCCTGCCGCGTCGGCTGCGAGAAGGCGGTGAAGCTGATGCAGGCGGAGACATGGGATGGAGATCTGCTCGAGGACCTGTGCCAAGTGATGACCGACGCCTCGATCTGCGGCCTCGGTCAGGCCGCTCCGAACCCAATCCGGCTGGTGATGAAGCACTTCCCCGAGGAGGTGAAATGA